The following are encoded in a window of Pseudalgibacter alginicilyticus genomic DNA:
- the hisS gene encoding histidine--tRNA ligase, whose product MAQKPSIPKGTRDYNPVQVAKRHYIFNTIREAFETFGFQPIETPSFENYETLMGKYGEEGDRLIFKILNSGDYLNKADEQAYLEKDSNKLTGSISEKALRYDLTVPFARYVVQHQNEIEFPFKRYQIQPVWRADRPQKGRFREFFQCDADVVGSTSLWQEVEFIQLYDAVFSALKLDGITIKINNRKILSGIAELIGASDKLIDFTVALDKLDKIGEEKVKEEMLGKGIPQLGIDKLKPLFSLSGSFESQIERLKDILDASDEGKKGIQELAFINKAISELGLSTAELELDVTLARGLNYYTGAIFEVAAPKTVQMGSIGGGGRYDDLTGIFGMKNVSGVGISFGLDRIYLVLEELNLFPETVSKNVKVLFINFGDEEALFSLKAIKYLRKHGVNAELYPDAAKMKKQMMHANKRAIPFVVLVGDEEMSSNTFTLKNMISGEQSNVTLDVLVKEVK is encoded by the coding sequence ATGGCTCAAAAACCAAGTATTCCAAAAGGTACCCGAGATTATAATCCCGTACAAGTAGCAAAGCGACATTATATATTTAACACCATTCGAGAAGCTTTTGAAACTTTTGGATTTCAACCCATTGAAACTCCAAGTTTTGAAAACTATGAAACCCTTATGGGGAAATATGGAGAGGAAGGGGATCGATTAATTTTTAAGATTTTAAACTCTGGTGATTATTTAAATAAAGCTGATGAACAGGCTTATTTAGAAAAAGACTCTAATAAACTAACAGGGTCCATCTCAGAAAAAGCTCTTCGTTACGATTTAACTGTGCCATTTGCGCGTTATGTTGTACAGCACCAAAACGAGATTGAATTTCCATTTAAGCGTTACCAAATACAGCCAGTTTGGAGGGCGGATAGACCTCAAAAAGGACGTTTTAGAGAATTTTTTCAATGTGATGCGGATGTAGTTGGAAGTACTTCTCTTTGGCAAGAAGTAGAATTTATTCAATTATATGATGCCGTCTTTTCAGCTTTAAAATTAGATGGTATTACCATAAAAATAAACAATAGAAAAATACTTTCAGGTATTGCAGAACTTATAGGAGCTAGTGATAAATTAATTGACTTTACGGTAGCACTTGATAAATTAGATAAAATAGGTGAGGAGAAGGTAAAGGAAGAAATGCTGGGAAAAGGTATTCCACAATTAGGTATTGATAAATTAAAACCTCTTTTTTCTTTATCGGGTTCTTTTGAATCTCAAATAGAACGTTTAAAAGATATTTTAGATGCTTCCGATGAAGGGAAAAAAGGCATTCAAGAATTGGCTTTTATCAATAAAGCTATTTCAGAATTAGGATTGTCAACAGCTGAATTAGAGTTAGATGTTACTTTAGCACGTGGATTGAATTATTATACGGGAGCTATTTTTGAAGTGGCTGCACCAAAAACAGTCCAAATGGGATCTATTGGTGGTGGTGGTAGATATGATGACTTAACAGGCATTTTTGGAATGAAAAATGTGAGTGGTGTAGGTATTAGTTTTGGATTAGATCGTATTTATTTGGTTTTGGAAGAATTGAATTTATTTCCTGAAACTGTTAGCAAAAATGTGAAAGTGTTATTTATAAATTTTGGAGATGAAGAAGCATTGTTTAGTTTGAAAGCCATCAAATATCTTAGGAAACATGGGGTGAATGCCGAGTTATATCCAGATGCCGCTAAAATGAAAAAACAAATGATGCATGCTAATAAGCGGGCTATTCCATTTGTAGTTTTGGTAGGAGATGAAGAGATGTCTTCAAATACTTTTACTCTAAAAAATATGATTTCTGGAGAACAGTCCAATGTGACATTAGATGTTTTGGTTAAAGAAGTGAAATAA
- a CDS encoding FKBP-type peptidyl-prolyl cis-trans isomerase: protein MSQVKENDTVRVHYTGKLSNGQIFDSSLEREPLEVTLGQGMLIPGFEKGIVEMKVNEKKTINIPVAEAYGEAQKELFYEVKKEQLPQDMAPEVGMGLASKNPDGTEVQFRVAEVHDDFIIVDANHPLAGQDLTFDLELIEIK from the coding sequence ATGAGTCAAGTAAAAGAGAATGATACCGTAAGAGTTCATTACACAGGAAAATTAAGTAATGGTCAAATTTTTGACAGTTCATTGGAAAGAGAGCCATTAGAAGTTACTTTGGGGCAAGGCATGCTTATTCCTGGTTTTGAAAAAGGTATTGTAGAAATGAAAGTAAACGAGAAAAAAACCATTAATATTCCTGTTGCAGAAGCTTATGGCGAAGCGCAAAAAGAATTATTTTACGAAGTAAAAAAAGAGCAATTACCACAAGACATGGCACCAGAAGTAGGTATGGGATTAGCTTCAAAAAACCCAGATGGTACTGAAGTACAATTTCGCGTAGCTGAAGTTCATGATGATTTTATTATTGTGGATGCAAACCACCCGCTTGCAGGACAAGATTTAACTTTTGATTTAGAACTTATTGAAATTAAGTAA
- a CDS encoding metallophosphoesterase family protein, with amino-acid sequence MVKILLLSDTHSYIDNDILKYVKQADEVWHAGDIGDIKVTDTIKKLKPLKAVYGNIDNTDIRKEFPENNRFMCEDVDVWITHIGGYPKAYNIRVRDDIRANPPRLFIAGHSHILKVMPDKKLNLLHMNPGAIGKHGFHKTRTMLRFTIDRSKIDNLEVIEFPK; translated from the coding sequence ATGGTAAAAATATTACTTCTTTCAGATACGCACAGTTATATAGATAACGACATTTTAAAATATGTAAAACAAGCCGATGAAGTTTGGCATGCAGGTGATATTGGTGACATAAAAGTAACGGATACAATAAAAAAACTAAAACCTCTTAAAGCTGTTTACGGAAATATTGACAATACAGATATACGCAAAGAGTTCCCTGAAAACAATCGATTTATGTGTGAAGATGTGGATGTTTGGATAACACATATTGGTGGTTACCCTAAAGCATATAATATCCGAGTTCGAGATGACATTAGAGCAAATCCTCCTCGGCTATTTATTGCTGGTCATTCTCATATTTTAAAAGTCATGCCTGATAAAAAACTGAATTTACTACACATGAACCCTGGTGCCATTGGCAAACATGGTTTTCATAAAACACGAACCATGTTACGTTTTACTATCGATAGAAGTAAAATTGACAATTTAGAAGTAATAGAATTTCCAAAGTAG
- a CDS encoding FKBP-type peptidyl-prolyl cis-trans isomerase, with product MKSILLTTLAIVLFTACNTNDDPPFDYSELNDEEIQTYLETNNLDAEKSSSGLYYIIDELGSGEHPVSTDRVKVNYEGYFTNGNLFDESDETGVSFFLDQVIYGWREGLTYFKEGGSGKLIIPAHLAYGSYDNGSIPAGSVLIFDIELIYVNYKTENEAQIQSYLIENNLTAQATGTGLYYNIDTPGGGIVNPTDSDNVTITYKGQLIDGTVFDQSTSPASFNLQNVIEGFSEGLTYFSEGDVGSLYIPAHLAYGNQQLSEIPIGSVLIFEIELISVN from the coding sequence ATGAAAAGCATACTCCTCACAACTTTAGCAATCGTTTTATTTACAGCATGTAACACCAATGATGACCCTCCTTTTGATTATAGCGAACTTAACGATGAGGAAATACAAACCTATCTTGAAACAAACAATTTAGATGCTGAAAAAAGCAGCTCAGGTTTATATTACATTATAGACGAACTTGGTTCTGGTGAACACCCAGTTTCAACAGATAGAGTAAAAGTTAATTACGAAGGCTACTTTACTAACGGCAATCTTTTTGATGAAAGTGATGAAACTGGTGTTTCATTTTTCTTAGATCAAGTTATTTATGGTTGGAGAGAAGGTTTAACATACTTTAAAGAAGGTGGTAGCGGAAAATTAATAATTCCTGCACATTTAGCATATGGAAGCTATGACAATGGTAGCATTCCTGCAGGGTCTGTTTTAATTTTTGACATCGAACTCATTTACGTGAATTACAAAACTGAAAATGAAGCACAAATTCAATCTTATTTAATAGAAAACAACTTAACAGCACAAGCTACAGGTACTGGTTTATATTACAATATTGATACGCCAGGTGGTGGTATAGTAAATCCTACAGACAGCGACAACGTTACAATTACATATAAAGGACAATTAATTGATGGAACCGTGTTTGACCAAAGTACATCTCCAGCCAGTTTTAATTTACAAAATGTTATAGAAGGATTTTCAGAAGGACTCACTTACTTTAGTGAAGGAGATGTAGGCTCTCTATATATTCCAGCACATTTGGCATATGGAAACCAACAATTATCAGAAATCCCAATTGGTTCTGTTCTTATTTTTGAAATTGAACTTATTTCTGTTAATTAG
- the rho gene encoding transcription termination factor Rho yields MFEISQLKEKKLSDLQEIAKKLNVPKYRSLKKLDLVYQILDKQATDPKAVTSVVDPKETKETKETKETKTATSKPKPPVARKPRQRVQKPVKPVEKTTNTDKQVALEKKESPAPAPTTPAPTQQNKVDTKQDNKPKRQNDNQQKPHPKNQNNQQRNQHKNQKNGNVDAGNKDSRNRYREPDFEFDAIIESEGVLDVMQDGYGFLRSSDYNYLSSPDDIYVSQSQIRLFGLKKGDTVLGHVRPPKEGEKYFPLIKVIRINGQKPEVVRDRVSFEHLTPLFPKEKFNLAEKQSTISTRIMDLFAPIGKGQRGMIVSQPKTGKTMLLKDVANAIAANHPEVYLMILLIDERPEEVTDMQRNVRGEVIASTFDKEAHEHVKIADIVLEKAKRLVECGHDVVILLDSITRLARAYNTVQPASGKILSGGVDANALHKPKRFFGAARNIENGGSLTIIATALTETGSKMDEVIFEEFKGTGNMELQLDRKISNRRIFPAIDLTSSSTRRDDILLDDTTLQRMWVMRKYLADMNPVEAMEFINERFKQTRNNEEFLISMNG; encoded by the coding sequence ATGTTTGAAATTTCACAATTAAAAGAAAAAAAACTCTCTGATTTACAAGAGATTGCAAAAAAACTGAACGTTCCAAAGTACCGTTCATTAAAAAAATTAGACTTAGTATATCAAATACTAGACAAGCAAGCAACAGATCCTAAAGCTGTAACATCTGTGGTAGATCCAAAAGAAACGAAGGAAACAAAGGAAACGAAAGAAACGAAAACGGCAACTTCCAAACCAAAACCACCTGTTGCAAGAAAACCAAGACAGCGAGTTCAAAAACCCGTAAAACCAGTTGAAAAAACTACTAATACCGACAAGCAAGTTGCACTTGAAAAAAAAGAATCTCCTGCACCTGCGCCAACAACTCCTGCTCCAACTCAACAAAATAAAGTTGACACGAAGCAAGACAATAAGCCAAAGCGTCAAAACGATAATCAACAAAAACCACATCCAAAAAACCAAAATAACCAACAGAGAAATCAGCATAAAAACCAAAAAAATGGTAATGTTGACGCTGGCAATAAAGACAGTAGAAACCGCTACCGTGAACCAGATTTTGAATTTGATGCTATTATTGAAAGTGAAGGTGTTTTAGACGTCATGCAAGATGGTTATGGTTTTTTAAGGTCTTCCGATTATAACTACTTATCATCACCTGATGATATTTATGTATCGCAATCACAAATAAGGTTATTTGGATTAAAAAAAGGAGATACAGTTTTAGGACACGTAAGACCTCCTAAAGAAGGTGAAAAATATTTTCCATTAATAAAAGTAATTAGAATCAATGGTCAGAAACCAGAAGTAGTAAGAGACCGTGTTTCTTTTGAGCATTTAACGCCACTATTTCCTAAAGAAAAATTTAATCTAGCAGAAAAACAAAGCACCATTTCTACTCGAATTATGGATTTGTTTGCGCCTATAGGAAAAGGACAACGTGGCATGATTGTATCACAACCTAAAACAGGTAAAACCATGCTATTAAAGGATGTAGCAAATGCTATTGCAGCCAACCATCCTGAGGTCTATTTAATGATTTTATTAATTGATGAACGCCCTGAAGAGGTAACGGATATGCAACGTAACGTACGTGGCGAAGTTATTGCTTCAACCTTTGATAAAGAAGCACACGAGCACGTAAAAATTGCCGATATTGTTTTGGAAAAAGCAAAACGATTGGTAGAATGTGGTCACGATGTGGTAATTCTTTTAGATTCTATTACCCGTTTAGCTAGAGCTTACAACACCGTACAACCGGCCTCTGGTAAAATACTAAGTGGTGGTGTAGATGCTAATGCACTGCACAAACCTAAACGTTTTTTTGGTGCTGCTCGTAATATAGAAAATGGTGGTTCTTTAACCATTATTGCAACGGCACTAACTGAAACTGGATCTAAAATGGACGAAGTTATTTTTGAAGAGTTTAAAGGCACCGGAAATATGGAGCTTCAATTGGATAGAAAAATATCTAACCGTAGAATTTTCCCTGCTATTGACCTTACATCTTCAAGTACCCGTAGAGATGATATCCTTTTAGATGACACCACCTTACAGCGTATGTGGGTAATGCGTAAATACCTTGCAGATATGAATCCTGTGGAAGCCATGGAGTTTATTAATGAGCGTTTTAAACAAACTAGGAATAATGAAGAATTTTTAATTTCCATGAATGGATAA
- a CDS encoding DUF4293 domain-containing protein — protein sequence MIQRIQTLYLLLAALVSGGLIFVFHLWITEEGVKIFAPDNLLFLSLFLGSTVVSLVSIFMYTNRKLQFVLGRLNIILNFILLGFFVYQSLNVSGETAVSEKGIGMFLPVVSIVLLALANKAIKKDEDLVKSVDRLR from the coding sequence ATGATTCAACGAATTCAAACACTTTATTTACTATTAGCAGCATTGGTTTCGGGCGGACTAATTTTTGTTTTCCATTTATGGATTACAGAAGAAGGTGTCAAAATTTTCGCGCCTGATAATTTATTGTTTTTAAGTTTGTTTTTAGGATCTACGGTAGTATCTTTGGTGTCTATATTTATGTATACAAATAGGAAGCTTCAATTTGTTTTGGGGCGACTTAACATCATATTAAATTTTATTTTACTAGGATTTTTTGTATATCAATCTCTAAATGTATCTGGAGAAACGGCGGTTTCTGAGAAAGGTATTGGGATGTTTCTTCCTGTTGTTTCTATCGTGTTATTGGCATTAGCTAATAAGGCCATCAAAAAGGATGAAGATCTTGTAAAATCTGTAGATAGATTACGATAA
- a CDS encoding DUF4377 domain-containing protein — protein sequence MTFTKTFLSLLLITTLCVSCISTKSTSTTFWVNSKKTDCNTGAGKTQCLQIHKGHDLNITEWTPFHSSIENFAFELGYLQKIKVKKTSLKTTHTPFDTSSTTYKLVKVLEKKQDPKIILHDIWAATSINRNVIKAKNNTPTLEINLTKMQVFGTDGCNNFTGSIRNLTANTIMFNTLASTRKMCLDMQIPDIYNKALINSVSYKHESLNLFFYDANGRETIHFKKVD from the coding sequence ATGACTTTTACTAAAACTTTCTTAAGCTTATTGCTTATAACCACTCTCTGTGTATCATGCATATCTACAAAATCTACGAGCACAACTTTTTGGGTAAATAGCAAGAAAACTGATTGTAATACCGGAGCTGGTAAAACACAATGCTTACAAATTCATAAAGGCCATGATTTAAATATTACTGAATGGACTCCCTTTCATTCGTCTATTGAAAACTTTGCATTTGAACTTGGATATCTTCAAAAAATAAAAGTTAAGAAAACCTCTTTAAAAACAACACACACACCCTTCGACACCTCTTCAACAACATATAAATTGGTTAAGGTTTTAGAAAAAAAGCAAGATCCAAAAATAATTTTACATGATATTTGGGCAGCAACAAGCATTAATAGAAACGTGATCAAAGCAAAAAACAATACACCTACATTAGAAATAAACCTGACAAAAATGCAAGTTTTTGGCACTGATGGATGCAATAATTTTACGGGTAGTATTAGAAATTTAACAGCAAATACCATAATGTTTAACACTTTAGCATCCACCAGAAAAATGTGTTTGGATATGCAAATTCCTGATATCTACAATAAAGCATTGATAAATTCAGTAAGTTATAAACATGAAAGTTTAAATTTATTTTTTTACGACGCTAATGGCCGTGAAACCAT
- a CDS encoding family 43 glycosylhydrolase, whose product MKYFTTIFLAITIESICFAQNPFITHMYTADPSARVFNDTLYVYPSHDPDNADWFDMVDWHVFSTTDMVNWTDHGVALDIKDIKWAQKYAWAPDCIQANGKYYFYFPTDQFHIGVAVSDKATGPFIDPLGKPLISMDTKGVVCNRDFIDPGVFIDDDGQAYLYMGQLVVNAIKLNKDMISYDGNVHLLEGTDDFFEAAWMHKYNGKYYLSYVGTSGEIKYSMSDNPLGPFEYKGVILEKMNSGTNHHSIVEYRGQWYMFYHNSDLYYSKHPELDEKFGWGHEGSPHPFRRSICFDKLYYNPNGTIQKVIPTK is encoded by the coding sequence ATGAAATATTTCACCACCATTTTTTTAGCAATCACCATTGAAAGCATCTGTTTTGCCCAAAACCCATTTATCACACATATGTACACTGCAGACCCTTCGGCTCGTGTATTTAATGATACTCTTTACGTTTACCCATCTCACGACCCTGATAATGCTGATTGGTTTGATATGGTAGATTGGCATGTGTTTTCAACTACAGATATGGTAAACTGGACCGACCATGGTGTTGCTTTAGATATAAAAGATATTAAGTGGGCCCAAAAATACGCCTGGGCACCAGATTGTATTCAAGCAAATGGAAAATATTATTTCTATTTCCCAACCGACCAATTTCATATTGGTGTTGCCGTAAGCGATAAAGCAACGGGGCCTTTTATTGATCCTCTTGGCAAACCACTAATTTCCATGGATACCAAAGGTGTGGTTTGTAATAGAGATTTTATTGACCCTGGTGTTTTTATTGATGATGATGGACAGGCCTATTTATATATGGGACAGTTAGTTGTAAATGCTATTAAGCTCAATAAAGATATGATTTCATATGATGGCAACGTTCACTTATTAGAAGGCACCGATGATTTTTTTGAAGCTGCGTGGATGCACAAATACAATGGGAAATATTATTTATCATATGTTGGAACAAGTGGAGAAATAAAATATAGCATGTCTGACAATCCGTTAGGCCCTTTTGAATACAAAGGAGTAATTTTAGAAAAAATGAACAGTGGTACAAACCATCATTCTATAGTTGAATATAGAGGACAATGGTACATGTTTTACCACAATTCAGACCTGTACTATAGTAAGCATCCTGAATTAGACGAAAAATTTGGCTGGGGACACGAAGGTAGCCCACACCCTTTTCGCAGATCCATTTGTTTTGATAAATTATATTACAATCCCAATGGGACCATTCAAAAAGTAATACCAACTAAATAA
- a CDS encoding class I SAM-dependent methyltransferase — protein sequence MKSDRLFKKNMMEEFWNNRYKKEEFVYGTEPNKFFKETIEKLNLKGDILLPAEGEGRNAVYASKKGLSVIAFDISVEGKNKAQKLANAANVKIDYKVGELHQLKFEPNSFDALALIYAHFPQNKKELNTQLAALVKPNGYLILEGFSTENLYYREKNPKIGGPSDINLLFTIEEIQTTFNNFETILLEQTEVELEEGDLHNGLANVIRYIGKKTV from the coding sequence TTGAAAAGCGATAGGTTGTTTAAGAAAAATATGATGGAAGAATTTTGGAATAATAGATATAAGAAAGAAGAATTTGTGTACGGAACGGAACCTAATAAATTTTTCAAAGAAACCATTGAAAAATTAAATCTGAAAGGGGATATATTATTACCAGCAGAGGGAGAAGGAAGAAATGCTGTTTACGCATCTAAAAAAGGTCTTAGTGTTATTGCATTTGATATAAGTGTTGAAGGAAAAAATAAGGCGCAGAAATTAGCCAATGCAGCAAATGTAAAAATAGATTATAAAGTAGGTGAGTTGCATCAACTAAAATTTGAGCCAAATAGTTTTGATGCTTTGGCTTTAATTTATGCCCATTTCCCTCAAAATAAAAAAGAATTAAATACACAACTTGCAGCTTTAGTAAAACCAAATGGTTATTTAATTTTAGAAGGTTTTAGTACTGAGAATTTATACTATCGTGAAAAAAACCCAAAAATAGGAGGGCCGAGTGATATAAATTTACTTTTTACCATAGAAGAAATTCAAACAACATTTAATAACTTTGAAACCATTCTTTTAGAGCAAACGGAAGTAGAGTTAGAAGAAGGAGATTTGCATAATGGCTTAGCAAACGTAATACGGTATATTGGAAAAAAAACAGTGTAG
- a CDS encoding 3-oxoacyl-ACP synthase III family protein encodes MYNSKIIGLGHYVPEQVVTNDDLSKLMDTNDAWIQERTGIKERRWIKEGSEDTSAVMGAKASRIAIERAGLTTDDIDFIVFATLSPDYYFPGCGVQIQDMLDMRNIGALDVRNQCSGFVYAISVADQFIKTGMYKNVLVIGAEYHSNGLDKTTRGRGVSVIFGDGAGACVLSREEDNTKGILSTHLHSEGKYADKLIVKSPSIAHWVPEILESEEEDISYYPYMDGTFVFKHAVVRFSEVINEGLAQNNLKNEDIDMLIPHQANLRIAQFIQKKFGLRDDQVFNNIMTYGNTTAASVIIALTEAWEKGKIKDGDCVVLAAFGSGFTWASAIIKW; translated from the coding sequence ATGTATAATTCAAAAATAATAGGTCTTGGACACTATGTGCCAGAACAGGTAGTGACTAATGATGATTTGTCTAAACTCATGGACACTAATGATGCTTGGATTCAAGAACGAACAGGTATAAAAGAACGTCGATGGATAAAGGAAGGTAGCGAAGATACGTCTGCAGTAATGGGAGCAAAAGCTTCCAGAATTGCTATTGAACGAGCAGGGTTAACTACTGATGATATTGATTTTATAGTATTTGCAACACTGAGTCCTGATTATTATTTTCCAGGTTGTGGGGTGCAAATTCAAGATATGTTGGATATGCGTAATATTGGCGCTTTGGATGTAAGGAATCAATGTTCAGGTTTTGTATATGCTATATCTGTTGCCGATCAGTTTATTAAAACAGGGATGTATAAAAATGTGTTAGTTATTGGTGCAGAATATCATAGTAACGGACTGGATAAAACAACAAGAGGTAGAGGTGTTTCTGTTATTTTTGGTGATGGTGCAGGAGCTTGTGTATTGTCGCGAGAAGAAGATAATACCAAAGGTATTTTGTCTACACATTTGCATAGCGAAGGAAAATATGCAGATAAATTAATTGTTAAATCTCCAAGCATTGCTCATTGGGTTCCAGAAATTTTAGAGTCTGAAGAAGAAGATATTTCTTATTATCCATATATGGATGGTACCTTTGTGTTTAAACATGCTGTTGTACGATTTAGTGAGGTTATAAATGAAGGTTTGGCTCAAAACAATCTAAAAAATGAAGATATTGATATGTTAATTCCTCATCAAGCCAATTTAAGAATTGCTCAGTTTATTCAAAAGAAATTTGGTTTAAGAGACGATCAAGTATTTAATAATATAATGACATATGGTAATACTACTGCGGCATCTGTTATTATTGCTCTAACTGAAGCTTGGGAAAAAGGTAAAATAAAGGATGGAGACTGTGTAGTTTTAGCAGCTTTTGGTAGTGGATTTACTTGGGCAAGCGCTATTATAAAATGGTAA
- the htpG gene encoding molecular chaperone HtpG: MTKGNINVSVENIFPLIKKFLYSDHEIFLRELISNGTDATLKLKHLTSIGESKSEYGNPQIEVKIDKEGKKLHIIDQGLGMTAEEVEKYINQVAFSGAEEFLDKYKDSAKDSGIIGHFGLGFYSAFMVAEKVEIITKSHKDEPAAHWTCDGSPEFTLEASDKTERGTEIILHIAEDSTEFLEESRISALLSKYNKFMPVPIKFGTKEINDPEHEPATIKDKDGKETKEPQRKITVDNIINNPTPAWTKQPADLKEEDYSSFYRELYPMQFEEPLFNIHLNVDYPFNLTGILYFPKISNDMQMQKDKIQLYQNQVFVTDNVEGIVPEFLTMLRGVIDSPDIPLNVSRSYLQADGAVKKISSYITRKVADKLKSLFNNNREDFEAKWNDIKIVIEYGMLSEEKFFEKADAFALYPTVDGKYYTYEELFNKIKANQTDKDGKLVILYASDKDAQHSYIESAKAKNYEVLLLDSPIISHLIQKLEGTKENITFARVDGDHINNLIKKDETTISKLNEDQTKALDDLLKEVIPSEKFMVQLEAMDSNESPFTITQPEFMRRMKEMQATGGGGMNMFGNMPEMYNLIVNTNSELVSEILETKTKKKQERLINQSLDLARLSQGLLKGEELTNFIKRSYEMIK, encoded by the coding sequence ATGACAAAAGGAAACATTAATGTATCGGTAGAAAATATTTTTCCGTTAATTAAAAAATTCTTGTATAGTGACCACGAAATATTTTTACGTGAACTAATTAGCAACGGTACCGACGCCACCTTAAAGTTAAAGCACTTAACAAGCATTGGCGAATCTAAGTCTGAATATGGCAACCCACAAATAGAGGTTAAAATAGACAAAGAAGGTAAAAAACTTCATATCATAGATCAAGGTTTAGGTATGACTGCTGAAGAGGTTGAAAAATACATTAACCAAGTTGCCTTTTCTGGTGCTGAAGAGTTTTTGGATAAATACAAAGATTCTGCAAAAGACTCTGGTATCATTGGACACTTTGGTTTAGGATTCTATTCTGCTTTTATGGTGGCCGAAAAGGTTGAAATCATTACTAAATCTCATAAAGATGAACCTGCAGCTCATTGGACCTGCGATGGATCTCCCGAGTTTACCTTGGAAGCTTCAGATAAAACAGAACGCGGAACAGAAATCATCCTTCATATTGCTGAAGACTCTACCGAATTTTTGGAAGAAAGCAGAATTAGCGCCTTGTTATCTAAATACAACAAGTTTATGCCTGTACCCATTAAGTTTGGAACTAAGGAAATAAATGACCCTGAGCACGAGCCAGCAACAATTAAAGATAAAGACGGCAAAGAAACTAAAGAGCCTCAAAGAAAAATTACTGTTGATAATATCATCAACAACCCTACTCCTGCCTGGACTAAACAACCAGCAGATTTAAAAGAAGAAGATTACAGTAGCTTTTACAGAGAATTGTATCCCATGCAATTTGAAGAGCCTTTATTCAACATTCACCTAAATGTAGATTATCCTTTCAATTTAACAGGAATTTTGTATTTCCCGAAAATTTCTAATGACATGCAAATGCAAAAGGATAAAATTCAACTTTATCAAAATCAAGTTTTTGTAACAGATAATGTAGAAGGTATTGTTCCTGAATTTTTAACCATGCTTCGCGGTGTAATTGATTCTCCTGACATTCCATTAAACGTATCTCGTTCGTATTTACAAGCAGATGGAGCCGTTAAAAAGATTTCATCTTACATTACCAGAAAAGTAGCTGATAAATTAAAATCGTTATTCAACAATAATCGTGAGGACTTTGAAGCTAAATGGAACGACATTAAAATTGTGATTGAATACGGTATGCTTTCTGAAGAAAAATTCTTTGAAAAAGCAGATGCTTTTGCTCTGTATCCAACAGTAGATGGAAAATACTATACATACGAGGAATTATTCAATAAAATAAAAGCTAATCAAACAGATAAAGACGGTAAATTAGTCATTCTATATGCGTCAGATAAAGATGCACAACACAGCTACATTGAGTCTGCTAAGGCTAAAAATTACGAAGTTTTACTATTAGATTCTCCAATTATCTCACACCTAATTCAAAAATTAGAAGGCACAAAAGAAAACATAACATTTGCTCGTGTGGATGGCGACCATATTAATAATTTAATTAAGAAAGACGAAACAACTATTTCTAAGTTAAATGAGGACCAAACTAAAGCTTTAGACGACTTATTAAAAGAAGTAATTCCTTCTGAAAAATTTATGGTTCAATTAGAAGCTATGGATAGTAACGAATCTCCTTTCACTATTACGCAGCCTGAATTTATGCGTAGAATGAAAGAGATGCAAGCTACTGGCGGAGGAGGAATGAATATGTTTGGAAATATGCCAGAAATGTACAACTTAATTGTAAATACTAATTCTGAATTGGTTAGCGAAATTCTTGAAACTAAAACCAAAAAGAAACAAGAGCGCTTAATTAATCAAAGTTTAGATTTAGCACGTTTATCTCAAGGACTACTTAAAGGTGAAGAATTAACAAACTTCATAAAACGCAGTTACGAAATGATAAAATAG